In Pseudomonas fluorescens, one genomic interval encodes:
- a CDS encoding DUF2970 domain-containing protein, protein MDDPVDNKPPSFWQMLHSVMAAAFGVQSGKNRARDFTHGKPSHFVILGIGFTAVFALTLFVIVKLVLHFAGV, encoded by the coding sequence ATGGACGATCCAGTCGACAACAAGCCACCGAGCTTCTGGCAGATGCTGCACAGCGTGATGGCTGCGGCATTCGGCGTGCAAAGCGGGAAGAACCGGGCAAGGGACTTCACCCATGGCAAGCCCAGCCATTTCGTGATCCTGGGGATCGGCTTCACCGCCGTGTTCGCTTTGACGCTGTTTGTCATCGTCAAGCTGGTACTGCATTTCGCCGGGGTCTGA
- a CDS encoding ABC transporter substrate-binding protein translates to MLKFFHLSLLLFGAVFGSAARAESVLFLNPGSTQEAFWVSYSQFMQAAARDLGVDLQILYSQRQPEFTLAQARVALQGPNRPDYLVFVNEQYVAPQILRMAEGSGVKLFMVNAVLTPDQQALIGERADRIGSLVPNDEEGGYLMMKELIRLHPPVARGEQIEVLAFSGLKITPSAQLREQGMQRALAEYPQVRLRQLVYSGWTRQRAYEQARQLVSRYPKVSLVWAANDEMAFGAMHAFAEAGKVPGKDVLFSAVNTSPEALQAVVDGRLSALVGGHFTLGGWALVELHDYEQGVDLDRFGGRDRQLSLLQLIDKHQAQQMLAMGASPDYGVSFRKLSAKGHPTSYRYPFSLQILMH, encoded by the coding sequence ATGTTGAAGTTTTTCCACCTCAGCCTTCTGCTGTTCGGTGCGGTTTTCGGCTCTGCGGCCCGGGCCGAGTCGGTGCTGTTCCTCAATCCTGGTTCAACTCAGGAAGCCTTCTGGGTCAGCTACTCGCAATTCATGCAGGCGGCCGCCCGCGACCTGGGCGTCGATTTGCAGATTCTCTATTCCCAGCGTCAGCCGGAATTCACCCTGGCTCAGGCCAGAGTTGCCCTGCAGGGACCGAATCGTCCCGACTATCTGGTATTCGTCAACGAGCAGTACGTGGCGCCGCAGATCCTGCGCATGGCGGAGGGCAGCGGGGTCAAGCTGTTCATGGTCAACGCGGTGCTCACCCCCGATCAGCAGGCGCTGATCGGCGAGCGTGCCGATCGCATCGGCAGCCTGGTGCCGAATGACGAGGAGGGCGGCTACCTGATGATGAAGGAACTGATTCGCCTGCATCCGCCGGTGGCGCGGGGCGAACAGATTGAAGTACTGGCGTTTTCCGGCCTGAAGATCACCCCGTCAGCGCAATTGCGCGAGCAGGGCATGCAACGCGCCTTGGCCGAGTATCCGCAGGTACGACTGCGGCAACTGGTGTACAGCGGCTGGACCCGGCAACGTGCCTACGAGCAGGCGCGGCAACTGGTCAGCCGTTATCCGAAGGTGTCGCTGGTGTGGGCAGCCAATGATGAAATGGCCTTCGGCGCCATGCATGCGTTTGCCGAAGCCGGCAAAGTCCCTGGCAAGGATGTGCTGTTCAGCGCGGTCAATACCTCACCCGAGGCGCTGCAGGCGGTGGTCGACGGGCGCTTGAGCGCGCTGGTGGGCGGTCACTTCACTCTCGGCGGGTGGGCGCTGGTGGAGTTGCACGATTATGAGCAGGGCGTCGATCTGGATCGTTTTGGCGGACGTGACCGGCAATTGTCGCTGCTGCAACTGATCGACAAGCATCAGGCACAGCAAATGCTGGCCATGGGCGCGTCGCCGGATTACGGCGTGAGTTTTCGCAAGTTGTCGGCCAAGGGCCACCCCACGTCGTATCGCTACCCGTTCAGCCTGCAGATCCTGATGCACTGA
- a CDS encoding nitrite/sulfite reductase, producing the protein MYVYDEYDQRIIEDRVKQFRDQTRRYLAGELSEEEFRPLRLQNGLYIQRFAPMLRVAVPYGQLTSRQTRMMAKIARDYDKGYAHISTRQNVQFNWPAVEDIPDILAELATVQMHAIQTSGNCLRNVTTDQFAGVAADELIDPRPWCEIVRQWTTFHPEFAYLPRKFKIAVNGSTADRAAIEVHDIGLEPVHNAAGELGFRVLVGGGLGRTPVVGAFINEFLPWQDLLSYLDAILRVYNRYGRRDNKYKARIKILVKALTPEVFAQKVDAEMEHLRGGQTTLTEAELHRVAKHFVDPDYKALENQTAALAELDKEHPGFARWRSRNTLAHKKPGYVAVTLSLKPTGVAPGDITDKQLDAVADLAERYSFGQLRTSHEQNIILADVEQSQLFTLWGELREGGFATPNIGLLTDIICCPGGDFCSLANAKSIPIAESIQRRFDDLDYLFDIGELDLNISGCMNACGHHHVGHIGILGVDKKGEEFYQVSLGGSASRDASLGKILGPSFAQDDMPDVISKLIDVYVEQRTEDERFIDTYQRIGIDLFKERVYAANH; encoded by the coding sequence ATGTACGTATACGACGAGTACGATCAGCGGATCATCGAGGACCGCGTCAAGCAGTTCCGTGATCAGACCCGACGCTATCTGGCAGGCGAGCTGAGCGAAGAAGAATTCCGCCCCCTGCGCCTGCAAAATGGCCTCTACATCCAGCGTTTTGCGCCGATGTTGCGCGTGGCGGTGCCTTACGGCCAACTGACATCGCGTCAGACGCGCATGATGGCCAAGATTGCCCGTGACTACGACAAGGGCTACGCCCACATCAGTACCCGGCAGAACGTGCAGTTCAACTGGCCGGCGGTGGAAGACATCCCGGACATCCTCGCGGAACTGGCTACCGTGCAGATGCACGCGATCCAGACCAGCGGCAACTGCCTGCGCAACGTCACCACCGACCAGTTCGCCGGTGTCGCTGCCGATGAACTGATCGACCCACGCCCATGGTGCGAAATCGTCCGTCAGTGGACTACATTCCACCCGGAATTCGCCTACCTGCCGCGCAAGTTCAAGATTGCCGTCAACGGTTCGACCGCTGACCGTGCGGCTATCGAAGTCCACGACATCGGCCTTGAGCCGGTCCACAACGCCGCCGGCGAGCTGGGTTTCCGTGTGCTGGTCGGCGGTGGCCTGGGCCGTACCCCGGTGGTCGGCGCCTTCATCAACGAGTTCCTGCCGTGGCAGGACCTGTTGAGCTACCTCGACGCCATCCTGCGGGTGTACAACCGTTATGGCCGTCGCGACAACAAATACAAGGCGCGGATCAAGATCCTCGTCAAGGCGCTGACCCCTGAAGTGTTCGCGCAGAAAGTCGATGCCGAGATGGAACACCTGCGCGGTGGCCAGACCACACTGACCGAAGCCGAACTGCATCGCGTCGCCAAACACTTCGTCGATCCGGACTACAAGGCGCTGGAGAACCAGACTGCCGCCCTGGCCGAACTCGACAAAGAGCATCCGGGTTTCGCCCGCTGGCGTTCGCGCAACACCCTGGCGCACAAAAAGCCGGGCTATGTGGCCGTGACCCTGTCGCTGAAGCCGACCGGCGTTGCGCCGGGCGACATCACCGACAAGCAGCTGGACGCCGTCGCCGATCTGGCCGAGCGCTACAGCTTCGGTCAACTGCGCACGTCCCACGAGCAGAACATCATTCTCGCCGACGTCGAGCAGAGCCAGTTGTTCACCCTCTGGGGCGAGCTGCGTGAAGGCGGTTTCGCCACGCCGAACATTGGCCTGCTGACCGACATCATCTGCTGCCCGGGCGGTGATTTCTGCTCGCTGGCCAACGCCAAGTCGATCCCGATCGCCGAATCGATCCAGCGCCGTTTCGACGACCTGGACTATCTGTTCGACATCGGTGAGCTGGACCTGAACATCTCTGGTTGCATGAATGCCTGCGGTCACCACCACGTCGGCCACATCGGCATCCTCGGGGTGGACAAGAAAGGTGAAGAGTTCTACCAGGTGTCCCTCGGTGGCAGCGCCAGCCGTGACGCCAGCCTGGGCAAGATCCTCGGCCCGTCCTTCGCCCAGGACGACATGCCGGACGTGATCTCGAAGCTGATCGACGTGTACGTTGAACAACGTACCGAAGACGAGCGCTTCATCGACACCTACCAGCGTATTGGCATCGACCTCTTCAAGGAACGCGTCTATGCAGCGAATCATTAA
- a CDS encoding DUF934 domain-containing protein, whose amino-acid sequence MQRIIKNNEVVDETWHLLPKDATLDGISNCDDLIVPLALWRDHAHALKARDGGLGVWLDADEEAEEIGDDVAQFQVIALNFPAFTDGRNYSNARLLRDRYGFKGELRAIGDVLRDQLFYMHRCGFDAFALRADKDPYEALESLKDFSVTYQAATDEPLPLFRRR is encoded by the coding sequence ATGCAGCGAATCATTAAGAACAACGAGGTGGTCGACGAAACCTGGCACTTGCTGCCCAAGGACGCGACCCTCGACGGTATCTCCAACTGCGACGACCTGATCGTGCCGCTGGCCCTGTGGCGTGATCATGCTCACGCGCTCAAGGCCCGCGACGGCGGGCTGGGTGTGTGGCTGGACGCCGATGAAGAAGCCGAGGAAATCGGTGACGACGTCGCGCAGTTCCAGGTCATCGCGCTGAACTTCCCGGCCTTCACCGATGGCCGCAACTACTCCAACGCCCGCCTGCTGCGCGACCGCTATGGTTTCAAAGGTGAACTGCGGGCGATTGGCGATGTGCTGCGCGATCAGCTGTTCTACATGCACCGTTGCGGCTTCGATGCGTTCGCCCTGCGCGCCGACAAGGACCCGTACGAGGCACTGGAAAGCCTGAAAGACTTCTCGGTGACCTACCAGGCCGCCACTGACGAACCGCTGCCGCTGTTCCGTCGCCGCTGA
- a CDS encoding NEL-type E3 ubiquitin ligase domain-containing protein, with protein MLLSVFEIFRMSSLPVQAVAPVLTPEQKGMFFELIKNNAPGWLLSASDELRQTLYQSMMASHRAQSEMDPFLKTLKSPEAFCAPLLTSAMSQKLGNSLDISGVIFQHVRSTSSLLGLRRKLVLPVDRDLLTAACENFELRETQATNYNDTSLIYIPEKVTGREAHILSIQPHEFALLCRTLDLGQQYQTHLRAVFNVDAEANPLRSKFTANLRCRFEVDRHVALLKKHISVEVHEMLQAVKDNRDTIKLGNNTLGYQALRMLGVSLNGVLFIGPVSEHADDDYRCVVYLPGDPLHPLKEYSSFSDFEKQLSQRLKGAAFRQFFMRFIKISERAAWVTELDGRLYPHSHSILPRASFYVTLSGIDFAGDPFSLMYRQHVEQTMADARLVVVPTDDEDEKTRLARLDTYKAIGVDLLLVAVSFIPVVGEALLAVTAVQLLSQVYEGIASWSRGEQEQATDYFFDVVENLILMAAFAASTRAVGTAFKVVRSSAFIERLRMVKLASGLSRLWKPDLHVYQQRRALPAGVRRDGRGLRWVDGQAYLTLDDLHYAVRPEPQTGLWEVQAPPESASRYAPLLETNDRGAWRHDSELVQDWDRLKLLRRFGHPREELSDASALQALAVCGIEDSVLRQIHVDRGHPPALLLDTVWRFRADAAVTEFIEQLQIPLSAPMADADLQLHLLTTSASWPADCAISVVDAAGTPINRYGATHATTILKITQQDVHRGKLYRSLLAALGSQRRKNLLGLTSQDSAVQTRKLVQIVGEQAQGRREPLFQRIYRRHEAPSNGRVALLMKTFADLPASVAEELAGSALDGEAQELDAARVPLRLAQEVRRYQQAIAVCRAYEGLYLESGGGHSTNRLVLDTLEHLPGWSGASAIEIQEWSGSHGSVATTASSSSSERVIINVLANRISVLQGTDAALKTFSGRTREHYFQALWHGLSAQRKVALGLSIEAGANGLREKITELAMQRRTTFARTMGERPGDYSPMALADRPPAGPWANSGVSVSVMVRRIQELYPAHSPAQIHALLNVLGRNEILVLMKLELLRLEFLGIREVLSRWVTRQTQYNGIDGSLLDVPQSAKSRAMRAIIRCWRREPGASGDAPPDTLIFAPEPLGELPVLVGDFSHVTHLIMDGTTPLGLTAFLRHFRNLRSLSLRGNQLTQLPVTLERMPWLTHLDLSENRIRLSSASVPSLAQLKKLRVLSLDFNVDLAHAPDVSSLPDLERLRLRGCAIDHWPEGTTGLQRPQLIDLRDNQISTVPEAVLRAPLVVTRAVRLMGNPLSPDSLRQIATYQQANSVSFGVMARVYQHQPLPSVSYEGQSARWLTGRPAVEAIPRSVTWEAVRAAPGSRDFFNVLSQLIHTADYTRLYPYFSQRVWNVVEAAAEDTRLRSELFRTARVATSVDGYSAVFSEMEVQVLCYRATVAAGIDGAPLERQLTHLLRGLFRLQTLEERTLAEINARAQPSVYEHALEFSLAYRVGLAERLNLPGQPRAMSSPLNVEVSQVELDQANQAVMRIEGSSAFPDWCIGQRFWVEFLESAYPDAFALVYVRTSQALARLEEQAELTRDQAAVQMNAIHDNFRNERQALIRQLTEQALARHPANELASSDTEEEGSTP; from the coding sequence TTGCTACTTTCAGTTTTCGAGATATTCAGAATGTCTTCCTTACCTGTACAGGCTGTCGCGCCTGTATTGACACCCGAACAAAAAGGCATGTTCTTTGAGTTAATCAAGAACAATGCTCCCGGCTGGCTGCTGTCGGCATCGGATGAACTGCGTCAAACACTTTATCAAAGCATGATGGCCAGCCATCGCGCCCAGAGTGAAATGGACCCGTTTCTGAAGACGCTCAAGTCGCCCGAAGCATTTTGCGCGCCGTTACTGACCAGCGCCATGTCGCAAAAGCTCGGCAACTCGCTGGATATCAGCGGGGTGATTTTTCAGCATGTGCGCTCCACCTCCAGTCTGTTGGGCTTGCGCAGGAAACTGGTGTTGCCAGTCGATCGGGATCTGCTCACGGCCGCCTGCGAAAACTTCGAACTCCGTGAGACTCAGGCCACAAATTATAACGATACCTCCTTGATCTATATTCCCGAGAAAGTAACCGGTCGAGAAGCGCATATATTATCGATCCAGCCCCATGAATTTGCGCTGTTGTGTCGAACCCTGGACTTGGGCCAGCAATATCAGACTCATCTTCGTGCGGTCTTCAATGTGGATGCCGAGGCCAATCCGTTGCGCAGCAAGTTTACTGCGAACTTGCGGTGTCGCTTCGAGGTGGATCGGCACGTCGCATTGCTGAAGAAACACATCAGTGTCGAAGTGCATGAGATGTTGCAGGCAGTCAAGGATAACCGGGACACGATCAAACTGGGCAACAACACCCTGGGTTATCAGGCCTTGCGGATGCTTGGTGTCTCACTTAACGGTGTGCTGTTTATCGGCCCGGTGAGTGAGCACGCCGATGACGACTACCGTTGCGTTGTTTACCTGCCAGGTGATCCGTTGCACCCGCTCAAGGAGTATTCATCCTTCAGCGATTTCGAGAAACAGTTGAGCCAGCGGTTGAAAGGCGCAGCGTTTCGCCAATTCTTCATGCGCTTCATCAAGATCAGTGAGCGCGCAGCGTGGGTGACCGAACTCGATGGGCGTTTGTATCCGCACAGTCATTCAATCCTGCCTCGTGCCTCGTTCTACGTGACGTTGTCCGGCATCGATTTTGCGGGTGACCCGTTCAGCCTGATGTATCGCCAGCACGTCGAACAGACCATGGCCGACGCTCGGCTCGTAGTGGTCCCAACCGACGATGAAGACGAGAAAACCCGGCTGGCCCGACTGGACACCTATAAGGCAATCGGGGTCGACCTGCTGTTGGTCGCTGTATCGTTCATACCTGTAGTCGGAGAGGCTCTGTTGGCGGTGACCGCGGTGCAGTTGCTCTCGCAGGTCTATGAAGGGATTGCCAGTTGGTCCAGAGGCGAGCAGGAACAGGCAACGGATTACTTTTTCGATGTCGTCGAAAACCTGATCCTGATGGCGGCTTTCGCTGCGAGTACCAGGGCGGTGGGCACAGCGTTCAAAGTCGTCAGGTCATCGGCTTTTATCGAGCGCTTGCGCATGGTCAAACTGGCTTCAGGGCTGTCTCGCCTCTGGAAGCCTGACCTGCACGTGTATCAACAGCGTCGGGCCTTGCCTGCCGGAGTGCGTCGCGATGGTCGCGGCTTGCGTTGGGTCGATGGCCAGGCGTACCTGACGCTCGATGATCTGCACTATGCAGTGCGCCCCGAACCTCAGACCGGGCTGTGGGAAGTGCAGGCGCCGCCGGAATCGGCGAGCCGCTATGCACCGCTGCTCGAAACCAACGATCGGGGTGCCTGGCGTCATGACAGCGAGCTGGTTCAGGACTGGGATCGATTGAAGCTGCTGCGCCGCTTCGGCCATCCCCGCGAGGAGCTGTCGGATGCCAGTGCGCTGCAGGCTCTGGCTGTCTGCGGTATCGAAGACAGCGTGTTGCGTCAGATCCATGTAGATCGCGGTCATCCGCCGGCCTTGCTGCTCGACACGGTGTGGAGATTTCGCGCCGATGCAGCGGTGACGGAGTTTATCGAGCAACTGCAGATCCCGTTGTCGGCCCCCATGGCGGATGCTGACCTGCAATTGCACCTGCTGACGACATCGGCCAGTTGGCCGGCAGACTGCGCCATTAGTGTCGTCGATGCAGCGGGCACGCCAATCAATCGTTATGGCGCAACCCACGCCACCACGATCCTGAAGATAACTCAGCAGGATGTGCATCGGGGGAAACTGTACCGTTCTCTGCTGGCTGCACTCGGCAGCCAGCGGCGCAAGAACTTGCTCGGCTTGACGAGCCAGGATTCGGCGGTTCAGACGCGCAAACTGGTGCAAATCGTCGGCGAACAGGCACAAGGGCGACGGGAGCCGTTGTTCCAGCGAATTTATCGACGCCACGAAGCGCCGAGCAATGGTCGGGTGGCGTTGCTGATGAAGACCTTTGCCGATCTGCCTGCCAGTGTTGCCGAGGAGTTGGCGGGCAGTGCCCTGGATGGCGAAGCGCAGGAGCTGGACGCTGCCCGCGTACCATTGCGGCTGGCGCAGGAGGTGCGCCGCTATCAACAGGCGATTGCTGTGTGTCGAGCCTATGAAGGCCTGTACCTGGAGAGTGGCGGTGGTCACAGTACCAATCGCCTGGTGCTCGATACCCTTGAACATTTGCCGGGCTGGTCAGGGGCTTCAGCGATCGAGATACAGGAGTGGTCGGGCAGTCACGGCAGTGTTGCAACGACGGCGTCAAGCTCATCCAGTGAGCGGGTGATCATCAATGTGTTGGCGAACCGCATCAGCGTTCTGCAGGGTACTGATGCTGCGCTGAAAACATTTTCCGGACGCACCCGCGAGCATTATTTCCAGGCCCTCTGGCATGGGTTGTCGGCGCAACGCAAGGTCGCGTTGGGCCTGTCGATCGAGGCCGGGGCGAACGGGCTACGGGAGAAAATCACCGAGCTTGCCATGCAGCGGCGAACAACGTTTGCCAGGACCATGGGCGAACGTCCCGGCGACTATTCGCCGATGGCCCTGGCTGACCGGCCCCCGGCGGGGCCATGGGCGAACTCAGGTGTGAGCGTTTCAGTGATGGTGCGCCGTATTCAGGAACTCTACCCGGCCCATTCCCCTGCACAGATCCATGCGCTACTCAACGTCTTGGGCCGCAATGAGATCCTGGTGCTGATGAAACTGGAATTGCTGCGCCTGGAGTTTCTCGGTATTCGCGAAGTCCTGAGTCGTTGGGTGACGCGGCAAACGCAGTACAACGGGATCGATGGCTCATTGCTTGATGTTCCACAGTCGGCGAAGTCCCGGGCCATGCGCGCGATCATCCGCTGCTGGCGCAGAGAACCGGGGGCCTCGGGCGACGCGCCACCCGACACCTTGATTTTCGCCCCGGAGCCGTTGGGAGAGTTGCCAGTGCTGGTCGGGGATTTCAGCCACGTCACGCATCTGATCATGGACGGCACTACGCCGCTGGGGCTGACGGCATTTTTGCGTCATTTCAGAAATTTGCGCAGCCTTTCCCTGAGGGGGAACCAATTGACCCAGTTACCGGTGACATTGGAACGCATGCCCTGGCTGACGCATCTGGATCTGAGCGAGAACCGTATTCGTCTATCTTCTGCATCGGTGCCGTCACTGGCGCAATTGAAAAAGCTGCGGGTGCTGAGCCTGGACTTCAATGTTGATCTTGCGCATGCCCCGGATGTCAGCTCACTGCCGGATCTGGAAAGACTGCGCTTGCGCGGTTGCGCAATCGATCATTGGCCCGAGGGAACCACCGGTTTGCAACGACCGCAACTGATCGATCTGCGCGATAACCAGATAAGCACGGTGCCGGAGGCGGTACTCAGGGCTCCGTTGGTGGTCACCCGCGCCGTTCGCCTGATGGGTAACCCCTTGTCGCCTGACTCTTTGCGACAGATTGCGACGTATCAGCAGGCGAACAGCGTCAGTTTCGGTGTAATGGCCCGGGTCTATCAACACCAGCCGCTACCCAGCGTGTCGTATGAAGGTCAGAGTGCGCGCTGGCTGACCGGCAGGCCTGCCGTCGAAGCGATACCGCGTAGCGTTACCTGGGAGGCGGTAAGGGCAGCGCCCGGCTCGCGGGATTTCTTCAATGTACTTTCACAATTGATCCACACGGCCGATTACACCCGGTTGTACCCGTATTTCAGCCAGCGTGTGTGGAATGTGGTCGAGGCGGCCGCTGAAGACACGCGGTTGCGCAGCGAATTGTTCCGCACGGCGCGCGTCGCCACCAGTGTCGATGGTTATTCCGCGGTGTTCAGTGAGATGGAAGTCCAGGTTCTGTGTTACCGAGCCACGGTCGCGGCCGGGATCGATGGCGCGCCGCTGGAGCGGCAATTGACGCATTTGCTCAGAGGCTTGTTTCGCCTGCAAACGCTGGAAGAGCGCACCTTGGCAGAGATCAACGCCCGCGCCCAACCGAGTGTCTACGAGCATGCGCTCGAATTCAGTCTGGCCTATCGGGTGGGGCTGGCGGAGCGTCTGAATTTGCCTGGTCAGCCAAGGGCGATGAGCAGCCCGTTGAATGTCGAGGTCTCGCAGGTAGAACTGGATCAGGCCAATCAGGCCGTGATGCGTATTGAAGGCTCTTCGGCGTTTCCCGACTGGTGTATCGGCCAGCGATTCTGGGTCGAGTTTCTCGAATCGGCCTACCCCGACGCTTTCGCCCTTGTCTATGTTCGAACCTCGCAGGCATTGGCGCGCCTGGAGGAGCAGGCGGAGCTGACGCGCGATCAGGCAGCGGTGCAGATGAATGCGATTCACGACAATTTCAGAAATGAGCGTCAGGCGCTGATTCGCCAACTCACCGAGCAGGCACTCGCGCGCCATCCGGCCAATGAGCTGGCCAGTTCGGATACAGAAGAGGAGGGAAGTACGCCTTGA
- the sohB gene encoding protease SohB, with product MEFFTEYASFLAKTVTLVVAILVVLASFAALRSKGRRKSAGQLQVSKLNDFYKGLRERLEQTLLDKDQLKALRKGQAKSEKSEKKQKNKPESKSRVFVLDFDGDIKASATESLRHEITALLTLATPKDEVVLRLESGGGMVHSYGLASSQLARIREAGVPLTVCIDKVAASGGYMMACIGEKIISAPFAILGSIGVVAQLPNVNRLLKKHDIDFEVLTAGEYKRTLTVFGENTEKGREKFQEDLDITHQLFKNFVSRYRPQLAIDEVATGEVWLGVAALDKQLVDELKTSDEYLADRAKKAEVYHLHYAERKSLQERIGMAASGSVDRVLLSWWSRLTQQRFW from the coding sequence GTGGAGTTTTTCACCGAATACGCCAGCTTCCTGGCCAAGACCGTAACGCTGGTGGTCGCCATCCTGGTGGTGCTCGCCAGTTTTGCTGCATTGCGCAGCAAGGGCCGGCGCAAGTCGGCGGGGCAGTTGCAGGTCAGCAAGCTCAACGATTTCTATAAAGGCTTGCGTGAACGTCTGGAGCAGACCCTGCTCGACAAGGATCAGCTCAAGGCCCTGCGCAAGGGCCAGGCCAAATCGGAAAAATCCGAGAAGAAGCAGAAGAACAAACCCGAGAGCAAATCCCGGGTGTTCGTGCTCGATTTCGACGGTGACATCAAGGCCTCGGCCACCGAGAGCCTGCGTCACGAAATCACCGCACTGCTGACCCTCGCCACGCCAAAGGACGAAGTGGTACTGCGTCTGGAAAGCGGCGGCGGCATGGTGCACAGCTACGGTCTGGCGTCCTCGCAACTGGCGCGTATTCGCGAGGCCGGCGTGCCGTTGACCGTGTGTATCGACAAGGTCGCGGCCAGCGGCGGTTACATGATGGCGTGCATTGGCGAGAAGATCATCAGCGCGCCGTTCGCGATTCTCGGCTCGATTGGTGTGGTGGCGCAGTTGCCCAACGTCAACCGTCTGCTGAAAAAGCACGACATCGATTTTGAAGTGCTGACCGCCGGTGAGTACAAGCGCACCCTGACCGTGTTCGGCGAAAACACCGAAAAGGGCCGGGAGAAGTTCCAGGAAGACCTGGACATCACCCATCAGCTGTTCAAGAACTTCGTTTCCCGTTATCGCCCGCAACTGGCCATCGACGAAGTGGCCACCGGTGAGGTCTGGCTTGGTGTTGCAGCGCTGGACAAACAACTGGTCGACGAACTCAAGACCAGCGATGAATACCTGGCAGACCGGGCGAAGAAAGCCGAGGTTTATCACCTGCATTACGCCGAGCGCAAAAGCCTGCAGGAGCGCATCGGCATGGCTGCCAGCGGTTCAGTGGATCGCGTGCTGCTGAGCTGGTGGAGCCGCTTGACCCAGCAACGCTTCTGGTAA
- a CDS encoding histidine phosphatase family protein, translating into MGSIYLIRHGQASFGADDYDVLSPIGVRQAEVLGQHLAELGIRFDRCLAGDLRRQQHTASSALEQFSAKGLSVPTLETDSAFNEFDADAIIRALIPAMLEDEPEAIDILRNAAQNRAEFQRIFALVIERWLAGTYDTPGLESWLGFVERVRGGLHRILEQADGNQKIAVFTSGGTITALLHLITQMPARQAFELNWQIVNTSLNQLKFRGREVALASFNSHAHLQLLKAPELITFR; encoded by the coding sequence GTGGGCAGCATCTATCTGATTCGACATGGCCAGGCCTCCTTTGGTGCAGACGACTATGACGTCCTGTCGCCCATCGGTGTGCGCCAGGCAGAAGTCCTCGGACAGCACCTCGCCGAGCTGGGAATCCGCTTTGATCGCTGCCTGGCCGGCGACCTGCGTCGTCAGCAACACACGGCCAGCAGTGCGCTGGAGCAATTCAGCGCCAAGGGCCTGTCGGTACCGACGCTGGAGACCGACTCCGCGTTCAACGAGTTCGATGCCGACGCGATCATCCGCGCCCTGATCCCGGCCATGCTCGAGGACGAGCCGGAAGCCATCGACATCCTGCGTAACGCGGCGCAAAACCGCGCCGAATTCCAGCGTATCTTCGCCCTGGTCATCGAGCGCTGGCTGGCAGGCACCTACGACACACCCGGGCTGGAAAGCTGGCTGGGGTTTGTCGAGCGAGTACGGGGCGGATTGCACCGGATCCTCGAACAGGCCGACGGCAACCAGAAAATCGCCGTGTTCACCTCCGGCGGCACCATCACCGCCCTGCTCCACCTGATTACCCAAATGCCTGCCCGGCAGGCCTTTGAACTGAATTGGCAAATCGTCAACACCTCGCTCAACCAGCTGAAGTTCCGCGGTCGCGAGGTGGCTTTGGCCTCCTTCAACAGTCACGCACACCTGCAACTGCTGAAGGCTCCGGAACTCATCACTTTCCGCTGA
- a CDS encoding SCP2 sterol-binding domain-containing protein — translation MTSVADAVQAMKAKFNPAAAAGLDLVFGFRIDDTKNFSLIVKDSTCELKEGENPDAQVTLVMDGETLEGIVDGSTDGMQAFMGGKLRAEGDMMLAMKLSELFPS, via the coding sequence ATGACCTCCGTAGCTGATGCCGTACAAGCAATGAAAGCCAAGTTCAACCCAGCCGCTGCTGCCGGTCTGGATCTGGTCTTCGGTTTCCGCATCGACGACACCAAAAACTTCTCGCTGATCGTCAAGGACAGCACCTGCGAGCTGAAAGAAGGCGAGAACCCGGACGCTCAGGTCACTCTGGTGATGGACGGCGAAACCCTGGAAGGCATCGTCGATGGTTCGACCGACGGCATGCAAGCGTTCATGGGTGGCAAACTGCGCGCTGAAGGCGACATGATGCTGGCGATGAAACTGTCCGAGCTGTTCCCGTCGTAA